The stretch of DNA ATATACACAAGATTTCAGTTTCATTAAACTGGATGAATTAACAAAgaagcatttttcttttatcttaCAGGTGCATTTTTAGtgataaacttaaaaaaaacagagagagaaagcgCCACAGCACCCTTTCTTCATGCAGATCCattctttttgttaaaaaagaaaggaaaaaataactgTTATTGTTTGGTCATCGATTTCATCTGTTGCATGGCTGTGATGGTCACAATGTACGTATTTACAAAGAAGAGTCATGATTAGGAAACTAGTTACATATTCACACTAACCCTAAACACTGCAAAGATCAACACAAAACCTTTTTAGCGGCGccatttttcattgattttgcAAAAGTCTGTCACTGTACTTAATTAGGCTCGTGCCCAGTATACAATGTTTGCCAAGTAAAGTACACACATGCCACAGTATCGTTGAATGTGTACTCCCTTGATCCCTTTTTGATCAAATGCCGTctgtaaaaagaagaaaaaacgtcTATATAATGGAAGTCTAACAACTGATTGTGTTGATTGGTGTTTGTGAAAATCTGTTTCACAGGTCAGTCCATCCATCTTctcttgttttttgtcttcatttggaTTGTGGGCgaactggagcctattccagccgaCTTTGTATAgtgtagaccaggggtagggaacctatggctggggagccatatgtggctcttttgatagttGTATATGTCTCTCTGTCCTTTTTAAATTAGACTTTTTCTTCATTCTCTTCGAAATGGTCATGTGTGTACAGTACCATGGTTCACTGTTACATCAAATATCGTTCCGCTATCGTCAAGTACAAGGCAGGAAATAgacctttgttttcttttttttaaacagtataCGTTTGGTGTGAAATGACGAGGACAGTTTCAGGAAgaagagtttttttgtttgtttgttgttgttgccatcAACTCATGTTCTACAACTATGATGGTGTAGATTGCATCAAAGAGTCAACATGTCTTTGTATTTAGCACCGGTCATCCTCTTCCGTGTCGCTGAGCTGGTCACAGGCTGCCACCGAGGCCGTCTGCGCCAGGCGCTTGCGAAAGTGTCCATTAGGCATCTGCCAGCCAGTCCGCAAGCGCGGACGGGATGAGCTGACGGTGTTGGAGCGTCCCAGGCTGCAGGCCACGGCCGCCTCGAAGGTTAACGTCTCCAAGGGTCCGGTGGGATCGGGACTGTGGTCCTCCTCCTGCGAAGCCAGGAAAGGCTCAGAAGGGTAGCGGCGTAGTGGAGACGTGTGTCGGCTTGCTTCGTCCCCTCGTTCCTGGTCAATGGCTTTCTGGTCCTGCCTGGCCGTTTCTGTCTCGTTGTCCTCGCAGATGGAGGGGTCGGCGTGACACACCAGTGGGGAGTAAGAGATGTGAGGACGGGAGTGTGTGGGGGTCTGCGATGAAGGACGTCGGACACTTGGGGTGCTGGACTCGGATGTGGAGGGCACAGGGCTGTCTGAGCTGTTACCCtgagatgggatgagatgagacaataaAAAATTGCAAGCACTTAAACCAgcggtagggaacctatggctcgggagccacatgtggctattTCCAAggatgcatatggctctccactaacctgtgaggtaaaatatggaaactgtgacactacttctaccaccttttcaatcataatttgttttttttattactcttctgcGTGTATGATATCCctgatactgatttattagcaatagcataacattgttgtcaaaagaattcagagacttttttgtactttaaaagtggtgaaatgactaaaaaaaatcacacattttcatgtgtttttactattcaaatctgagaatggctctcaagaaataacattagaaaatatgaattgtttatggctctctctgtcaaaaaaggttcctgacccttGAATTAAATGTTGCATATTCAGGTCCGGAACTGTCCTCTTAAGAAAAAACCTtgatagctaaaaaaaataataataaaaaaatgttacctGTTTGTCCGCAGGGCGTGTCCTACCCACGCTGGGGGAACGTGATGGCTGGATGCTACGCTCCTCTGAGTTACAGCGGGACGTGCCCGGAGAAAGAAGGTGGCAGCGCTCTTTAGATCGACCTCGATCCCGTTCACCCTGCTGCCAGTGCTCGGACCGAGACACTGGCCACATAGAACCATACACTAATTATCATTACTCCAGATGGACTTCACTTGATGACGGTGTACAACTACCCTAAGTTTAAAATCCCAATTTAAAACCCTTAACATAGATTTTAAACTTAACCAAGCCTTGTAAAGGGCACGGTCTCAATGAGTGTCCCCATTTAGGAGGTTTTCTGACTAACCTGCTGCCTTGTAACTTTTGTGTCGAGGTCGGTAAAAGCGGTCAGGACTCTCCTGACCCTCCGGCCAATGACTGTTGCCTTGTTGATCTGACTTAGTAGAAGATGAACGCTGGATTGATCCGCTGGCATCCTCCGTCTTTAACAGCAAAATTGTAAGCATTCtgttattttcattcaaataagGTGCATCAGAAGAATAGATTGAGTCACAAATCACTTTTTTATCATATCAAGTATTCTTGATTCTTCTCATGATTTTATTTAACTTGTgtattgtgtgcgtgtgttaatTGGTAGTTTTTATACAAAGGAGTCTGTCTTTGTACAATTATATCAGCAATAGGCtcctaaaaagtattttgtattttagtgTGCAATATgtagtttttctttgtttacctTTAGAGTTCGCCTCAAGAAAATGACAACTAAGATAGCTCTTTATCAATTtggataattttaaaataaatgtatgtatttaagatatatttgtatttgtgttatgttttcattatttattttttattgttatattaTATAAGTGGACTGGATATAAAGAAAAAGCTTGGCTTAAGTCAATACCTCCATCGATTATCAAAACACAAACAGAATATAGAATGTATTTAAGATTCTTTTGTGGGCCATATTCAgtgatattttcataatttgccaCATGCAAATAAACTCTTGGCTGCAGTTTGGACacctgagagagaaaaaatgtgaCTGGTAGCCCTCTAGTTACCAGGTTCTGTTGCTCTGCAGGATCTGCTTCAGAGCTCATTGACTGCAAAAATAGCTCTTGTGGTGAAATGGGACTCAAGGCCACAAAACCACCTCGTGTCCTGTATGTGGAAGAAGAATACGTCGTATGTTAACATGTTAAAAAATGGTCACTCgagttaaaaagacaaaaactgacaaGGCCGATCCTGCGCTGTGGCCCATCATGGGCAGAGGCTGCGCATTGGATAGAATGTCTTCTGGGAGGGTGGATGCATCAAGACGCTTGAAGATCAAGTTGctcttctgatttttttttaacaacaaatacATCATTACATTTATTGAATTTCTCAGTTCAAGTTCATAATACTAGTCCTGATCTTGGCAGTCAGACCTGAGCTTCCAACTGTTGCCGCAACTTCTTGGCCTTGTTCTGCTTAAAGTAGTCCATGATCATCATGGAGGCGTAGATTTTGCCCACCGTCATGTCCGTGTCTGTAAACGCAACCCGAGTCAATGGTAACGCTAACACGGCTGCTGACGCTAACGCCGTAGACTCCCACCTTTGTTGATGGGCACCAGGAGGTCCAAGTTCTTCTGGGGCAAGTAGGGCCAAATGATGCTAATCTCCTTTTGCAGTTCAGCATCCAAGGCAATGCGGTCTTCGCCACCTGTGGCGAACAAACTCCCGAATGtttagttaccgtattttcacgactataaggcgcacttaaaagtcttaaatattctccaaaatatacgaggcgccttataatccagtgtgctttatatatggaaaacaaattaaaatgtgtcattcattgagggtgcgccttataatgcagtgcgccttatagtcgtgaaaatacggtatttggaaAGATGTTATACCACACCACACAGGCGAGAAGCGTCTGGATTTTACCTCGAGCTATTTTGATGTCCAGCGCTGTGCGTATGAGCGACATTAGTGTGGAGGTAAAGTGCACTGACATGTCCTCATCCACTGGCATGTTCATCAGCACCAGTCTCTGAGTGACATTGAAATAATGGAAGTTAGTTATAAATGTTACATTGAAATGTTTAAACCCTTTATAATTATCTCTTTACCTTATAGGCAATCTTGGCAGGACATTTTTTACCCAAACCCAGTGGAGGTGACATATGAGTTAACATCTCATACATGGCAGTGTAATGGATGCGTCCACTTCATAAAAAGGAATaagaacacaaaaataaaacaatttcattGACCCAGGAAAAcatttgtaatgtctctggtttGAAAATGACGGAAAACTATTCAACTACATCTGCTGCCCTCTGTTGAAGAAAGATAGAATAAGTCAAGACAGTAAAAATGAACCAACTAGAAGAGCAGGCTGAAAATAATCATCCCgcattaaaagtttttttatttcattcatttcaattgttaTCACAAGGGTctcgggggtgatggagcctatcccaactaactatgaGCACTAGACACTCTCaatggtgggcagccaattgcagggaacaAAGAGAcggatttatatatatataaaaaaatacaaaattcacaatgaatgggggaaaaaaagatatcaGCTGCAAATGATTTAACTATCCAGATAATTCTCCACCAAATCCTACCACATAAAACGTTTTGGATGTGTATTATTAACAATGACAATGGGAGCCAATAAGTTAAAAGcgagaaaaacaacattattaattaacaaaaaaagtgaaacaaaatttcccaacTTGCTTTGATTACTTTCTAAAAAAACAGAGGACTTCCAAAATGGAGCTCACCATGCCAGACGGTCATATTCTCCCCAGATCCTGACAAACTCATCGAGGTGATGTGGCCCGAGGATAGAAGAGTCTCGGGTCAGGTACTCAAAATTATCCATTATGACAGCCACGAACAGATTTAACATCTACAAGTGAGAAAGTGCATTAAGACACTGAATCCACATCAGTATTCACGCCTGGTTTAGTCGGTTCTGACCAGGAAAGAGCTGAAGAAGATGAAGGAGACAAAGTAACAGTAGGCAAAATCAGTACCGCAACCCCCCTCATGGTCCGGAGACAAGGTGAAGGGAGCAATGGAGGGGTCAGTCTCACACTCCTGACCCGACAGACAAGAAAGCATGATTTCCTGCCACGACTCCCCAGTTGCACTCCTGAGAAAATAAAGCAACCCAATTATTTGTACGACACTGTACGACCAATTTGACCCAGCTCGGCTTGAGGACCACCTGAAGAGAAGCATAAGAGCACCAAAAAAGGTCTTGAAGTTGTTGTGCTGATTGATATGGCTCTCGTCATTCAGCTTGATGTTTCCAAACACCTTTGGaaagaaataatataattttcaggTCAGATATTGCATCCAAATACATTGTGAAAGATGATTGgatgcatcatcatcatcaatagtGGGAAAGAAAGCATTGGATCTCAGCTATTTCATATCCATTTGAAATTTGAGGGAAACTACTGTTGCTTACGATTTGAGTTGTTATAATTATTCCACTTTGGAAGTTGCTCTATGGAGAGACAAATAGAGGTCTTACCTGCATTCCAATGATGGCGTATATGAAGAAAAGCATGGCAATGAGCAAGCATACATAAGGAAGCGCCTGTTGGAAACAAAGGAAAGAAGTGATTGTGTTGTGTAAATGGGGTATTGTATTATGCATGTAACTCCCATACTCTTAAAAAGTTGCCTTAAAATTTTGGCAGATGAAGAAAACTAACAAGATAAATGCATATCAACAAAGGCAAATTGATCTCCTTGAGGGAGGTAAGGATTTCAGACCTTGAAGGACTGTACGAAGGTCCACAGGAGGATCCGAATGGTGTAACCCTGCCTCAGCAGTTTGATCAAGCGGGCTGTTCGGAAAAGCTTCAGGAAGCTCATGTTTATGGTATTCATAGACTAAAGGAAATGGAAGAGGCAAATGTGGAATTCAATCTTGAGCATGTAATAATAGAAGCTATTTATAAAGCTTGGATTTTACCTGTAAATCCACGACAATCTCAGTGATGCTGCCCAGCACTgtaataaaatcaaaaatattccAGGTGTCTCGAAAATAGTTCTGTGGAAAATGAAATGATGGCACTAAAATGTaagaacacatttttattagtcatttcaGTTTCATTGGTGCGACTTTCCTCACCACGAAACCAAATGCCATAATCTTCAGTATACACTCCATGGAGAAGAGGACAGTGAATGCCGTGTTGAGGTGCTTCAAGACTGTATCGTAGGCTGTGGGCGCCGAGTGGTACTAAAGCaacggaagaagaagaaaggatACTAATGATGCCATCACAGTCATAATAAAATGATAAGAATTATATCCAGCTATCTGAAACAAGTGAAATTTGGCTTTTACTGTCAGAGCTTGCAACAGAATCGCCCAAATAAATTATTAGGCAGAAGTTTGTTATCAGCTTCCTTCTCTGCCACAGGCGAAGTCACCTATTTTTCTGTGAGCTTAGAAATGTGTGCACAGAAATGGCAGTCAAAATGACATGTTTCATTGGTTGCCAGTGATGTAATTGGTTCCAATTTAACTGTGAATATGATATGTTAAAGTACATAAAAAAGGGGGCTTcattaaaattaatgaattgCACAAAATTATGAGTGATTTACTGTGACTAATTTGCTGAATTGTGTTGCACTAttaagattattttattttttaagagcgTAATGTCAATCAATCTGTGCAAATCTAAACAAGTATTTCTTTGGTACTTGCTAACTATTGCagtatattgaattgaatgtttttattgtaattatacaagtataatgaaattctatgtaaataataaataaataattagtcaacaaaataaataagtagggaagtgcacaaatcaCAATAACAAGCaaacagaaaatgtaataatcaagaaataataatactaaataatcaacaaataagtgataaataaagaagtagtagtcaacataataaataagtataatATCACAATTTTAAAGAATAGCACTATAAAATAAGTTAAACGTGTTAAATGAATGGCTCCTATTTGTGTAAATGCTGTTGCAAAATGTATACCTTCATCATGAGGACCACTGTGTTCAGGGCGATCATCACCAACACAGTGTACTCGAAAGAGGGTGACGCCACAAAATGCCAAAGCTTGTACTGGAAGGTTTGTCTATTTTGGGGCATGTAGCGTGTCATGGGCTTGGCACTAATGGTAAAGTCAATGCAGGCCCGCTgaaaaaaacaaggacaaaaTATCCATATTTATCTAATACCGTGCTTCACATTGGTGTGTGCCGCCGCACCTCATTCTTCTCCAAACTGCATTCCTGAATCATCTTGTCACCCTGCTCCTGGAAGGTGATGATGATCAGAGCCACGAATATGTTGACAAAGAAGAAAGGGAAAACCACAAAGTAGACCACATAGAAAACAGACATCTCCATGCGGTTGCCTCGACTGGGCCCCATGCTCTCCTCCGTCACGTCGGTGGAGTGTTGCAGCACCCTGGCAGGAAGAAGCATTATTTATTGACTTCAAATAGGCTTTGATTTTCCTGGATAATGTGAAACAAGTACTATAAAGTCACTGACTGAGGCCATCCTTCGCCAGTTGAGACAGTGAAGAGAGTAAGGAGGGCCCAGCAGACATTGTCATAGTGGAATTCATGTCTCTTCCACTCCCTCCTCTTTACTTCCTTCTTGTCCCTGGTGTAGTCGATGTAGTAACCCCTACGGCCAGCACATGTACAGTTTACCTTCTTTAATGTACCAGtacataaaacatttaatgcaTGAAAAAATCCTCTATAAAAGATGCCTATGATAATTCACACAGTAGGTCTTAATgcataattcaattttttttgtgaatcaGGTATTTTTGTGTTCAGACCACTCTTCTCATTTAATGTACAAAACGTTCCTGAAGTGAGACTCATAATGGAGATCcctggccggacatttggtctccggtcgtttggtcgtccggacgtttggtcgcctgacgACCAAACgtttggcgaccaaacgtcccagtACCATCAAGAGATCAATAACGAGACGCCTCACACACGCATGCAGagaaaaagactaaaaaaaaaggcattgcaAGCAATGTGCACTGTGAACATaacatagtaacatattttcagataactatagcctaaacaAATCAATATCAATTATTTACTAAACTCATTCTCACTTTGAAAACACTATCAAATAAATCCATTAAAGTTTCAAGGATGGCCGGTAtgcaagatgaatgaatgcgATTTGAGCTTTTCACAACTGACTCATTTGAGCTAAAGGCAAAAAGATCCCATTTGGCTCAGTTCGAGCATGAAGGTAGACAACCTTTCACTGTCGACATGATGAAGATGAGTTTAAAGACAACAAGGGCGTGTGTTTTGCACTTACTGGCACTCCTTCTCTGTGTTCATGGAGCTGTCAGTGCAGTAAAAGAATTTGCCCTTGAAGAGCTGCACGGCAATGACGGCAAATATAAACATGAAGAGCTGGTACACGATAAGGATGTTGAAGACGTTCTTCAGTGATGTCACAACACAGTCAAACACGGCCTAccaagacagagagagagcatAAGAGCAGAACTAAATCATTATTAAAAGAAGAATTCAATATTTTGAAAGTGCAAGAGTGCCAATGTGTATACCTTGAGTTTGGGGAGTCTCTTTATGGTTTTTAATGGCCTCAGGACTCTCAAAACACGGAGGGACTTGATAGTCTTGATGTCACGACCTTTGTTGTTTCTGTTCAACAGCATTGTGATGTTTAGAATCAAGTTTAAATAGTTCTGAACCAGGACAACGacgtaaaaatgtaaataaaatacaatgaaaGACAAATGATTTTGGGTgcgaatttttttttggtgtgtcttTATGGACAAATTAGGCCTAGATGAACTGAAATCCTAAACGACAAGCATTTACTaaagaaaacatgaaacaaaagtGCACCGATTTATACAAACAAAGCCAGATCAAAGCACATGACAGTGATTAGTGCGGCATAATTAAATGTTTACCCCATCACATTCCTGGTTGCCCCCACAGAGACAAAATCCACAggaacaacaaagaaaaagaaggaggaGGCATAAAGAGAGAGACATTGTAAGCTGCAAGCGTCACAGCTATAAAGTCACAACAGAGAAATTAACAAATAGAAGGCAAAACAGTTCAAAAAAGGTTATTTGTTACACTTGaagacaacagaaaaaaatactttcaagtCATCACACAATACAATTAAAcatgaatagaatttttttggCTGTTTCCTACGTTATTGAGGCAAAATGAAAAGTGATATATAACCGTAGTGAGTCAGAGTGTTAGTCACCGGGAGACAGGCGTTTATCGAGTGACTCACGTTAAAGCGAAGGCAATGAGTGCCCCCACCACCACAATAAAGTCCAGGATGTTCCACATGTCTCGGAAGTAGGAGCCATCGTGCAAGATGAGGCCTTGGTCGATCATCTGAGATAGACACGCGCCATTTGAGTCATGCCGCAGTGATGTTTGCACAGCATGGAATGTTTCTGGGCACCTACCTTGATGATCATTTCAAAGGTGAAAACCCCGGTGAAGACATAATCAAAATAACGGAGCACctaatgaaaaaaagcacaaaaaaatcatacaaacaATAAAAGGGGTAACAGGACAACGCACAAATatgttgtatttaaaaaaggttaaaatcCAGAATGTATTGATTCATCTTTTAtgccacttattctcacaagggttgtgggggtgccggagccttcCCCAGATAACTATAAGCAGTAGGTGGGTTACACCCTGAAATAATATGGCAAAACAATTTGGTGTATTGCAGCGAGATCTCAATATTGTAAGAAAATACctcttttatgtttaaaatcgCAATAGTTAGTTCTCACGTGAATCGCAAAAAGGGCTTTTTTGGTGGAAACAAAGTGCACAATGACTTCCTTGGGAAAGCACACATGCTCACCGTCTGCCCGTGTGTCTGTGTACGTGTGTGAGTTTAACACCAAATGTGTCACTCACGACCGACGCGTGTTTGTTGATGATATTTTGAGTTTTCTAACTCAAACCTAGAGTCTTGAATGAACCAAATGTGCATGCTTTGGCAATACACACTGTATGCTAGAGGAAAGAGAAGAACTCAAAGATGGACCAACAAACATGGTTAGtacatgcaagttttttttttagatgaatctataccaggggtcggggacctttttgacaaagagagccacaaacaattcatattttccaatgttatttcttgtaagccatactaagaatttaaaagtcaaaatacatatatgtaaacgagtgcctgttcattgtttttgtaatttcaccacttttaaagtgaaaaaaatgaatgttttttaaaagattcttatgctgtcgCCAATCAATGAGAGCATgtgttccagaagagtctactgcaaaaaaatgaagattaaagcagttgtagatgtaatatctcagttctgtcaccagcgatttccatattttagctcacaggttagcaaaaagccagatgcacccatcaaaagagccacatgtggctcccgagccatatgttccctactCCTGATCTATACAAATGAAAAGGGTCAACACAAATATCATGTTTTGGAACAAAATAATCCACCCTTCCATGTTTCACAGCACAACAATCTTTTTATACCTTGTTTCTGTCTGAACTGGTGCATACAGGGTCCTCGGCGGCCAGTGCGATGCTGCTTGCTACAATCACAAGAAGGATGCTCATCTCAAAGTAACGTATAGTGACAATGTAGTGGCAGATCTTTCTGATCCTGTGGACCACACAAGAAAAAGATGAGCTTTTTCTGTCACGCAAGATATTTTTTGTATCATCTTACGGGTTGGAAGCCTTGAAAAGGAACATGCTGTCCGGTGCGACAGGTTTGGGGGGAGTTGGAGGTTCCTCGTCTTCTGTTTCATCCTCATCGTCTTGCTCGTCAGAATTATAGGCCTCCAGCTCTTTACTCTTCACTACAAGTCAGAAAGCGTTATTCATAAACCTGGTTTAAACCTGGACTAGTTGGAAAAATCGAGTCCTACCTGTCATTGGTGTCAACTCTAGCAGCGGTTGTGCAGAAACATCAATGGACACGTATCCCTCGGGATTGGACTTTCGGTGAAGGGAACCCGAGCGTTTCTCAGCCTCAAGGGCGCAGACGGTGTATTCTGTGACATCCAGAGCCGTCTCCACCGGACAATCTAGAAGCATCTGCGACTGAGGGGGCTCAGGAATGTCAGATGTcctaaagaaaaagacaaagttgTTAGAATATCAACATGAGAACTATATTTAAATAACTAGACTGTCACAAATAGGGAGAAAATGGTAACGTTGCCAAGAGGGTTGAAGGACAAGGGACTtaaatcttttcaaaataatcttCATAAGGCAGTCTGGATGTTTCCCAAAGGGAGAAGAAGTACTTTCTCAAAGGATAGAGGTTAcagtattttacaaaaaaatagtccaTGTATATTCTCAGGAGAGCACATAGGACAACTAGTGTCTCTAATGGGTACCATAGGTATTTTCTAAATCATTTTGTCTTACTACTTGTTCCAAACAATCCAGCacagtttaaccaatcagatttctaCCAAAACAAGCACTTGACTGCAATCATCTAATTACACTTGTAAAACAGCAGATTGGTGAAAGGGTGTCGTCTTGTTTAGCTGCGTTGTAATCATGCACTTAATGTGGTATACTTTGTAGAGTAGTTTGGAGACCCGTGCTTTAAAGATATCTATTTTTATAACAGCCTACCTTCCATCTTCTCCACTGGTTGCATATGGGTTGACAATACACAGTCCAGAAACATCTTGGACCTGGTCTTCTGCATCAGCTTTCTCCTCATGCTCTTCCCTTTCATCCAGTATCCTCCTCTCTTGACTGAGCGAGCGCTTGGCCAGCAGAACATCCTGTGGCGTCTGCGTGCAGTCCAAGCTCTTAGCTTCAGCACGGGCCTCACGGTGACGGTGGCGTCGGTGTCTGGCCCCGTCTTCTGGCCCCTGACTTGGTCTGAATTTGCGGGCCACCCTGTGTCTTCCCCCACCCGCAGACCGGTGGTTAGTGCCACCCGTTTTCTCCTCAGAGAGGTTGACCAAAGGCTCAGCTGTCGGGGGTTCCGGTATGGGGATGGTTATAGACATTGGCGGCTCGGGCAAGGGCATCCCCACGGACATGGGGGACTCAGGTAGGTGGCCCGGGCTAGCTTCTGCAGACAATGCGGGAACCTGGGTACTAGGTGTTTCCGCATTTTCCTCAGTTGGGTTACTGAAGAGCTCCTCCCTACTAGCCATCTGGCGGCGTTTGCGCAGTTGATTGGCCCTCTGTTCCCATACCGACATGTTGACTTTTCTCCGCCTCTCGCGGCGGTTGGAGAAGGCGCTGCTGATGGGTTTTTCATCGGCAGCCGCCATCGCTGCATCCGCCTCATCGGGAAAGGTAGGACGACCACGATGGATGGCGCGTTTTCTGTAAAGGTAGGGTCTTCTTCTGCCACTGAAGAGCACAATatactttaaatcaataattggcagctgttaaactcattttaaagaaatagtTTGACTATTTTGGACAGATAGGTAAGAAGAGTGATTCTTATCAAGTATTAACTGAAACTACAGTGCATTAACTTAGCAGATAGCTTGGCAGAGCATAGCAAATGGCATTGAAGAGAGAAACAGCTAGTCATTTTAGGCCTGAAAAAGTAATAATGGTGGTAATTCACTTCATcagttgtgtcatttttttgagtttgCTTAATTGGGCAGCCATTGGAGAGCACAACCCTAAATTTGATCCCATGTCAGCATTGAAAATTAttgaaatgtttaaataaatattttggagGGAAAAATGAAGCTGCTGTTTCTCCTTCCTAAACTAATAGGCTTCTAAAACTTGTCATACTACTAGtaacaaattaataaaattaagCACATTTTCCAAAAGGTCAAAGATACTGGTGAACAATTCATGTAGCAAACCagatatgtaaaaataaatgattaaataaaagtgCTGGACCAACTGAAATTGTCCAGAAAATCAGGCCTATTTCATTGAGTCTAAAAGTATAATGGGAAAATATGGGAAAGTACTCCAAGGTACAGAAATAaagacatccaaaaaaaaagaagaaaagaa from Stigmatopora nigra isolate UIUO_SnigA chromosome 9, RoL_Snig_1.1, whole genome shotgun sequence encodes:
- the cacna1eb gene encoding voltage-dependent R-type calcium channel subunit alpha-1E; protein product: MFTSSNQSLSRSLTPTMCGSGVQQRVQSSLSLPEPEPWRKSLPVPRPGLAQSVRSCSLQVPHAEFLELPARAASFDLPSGGADDSDRGSGSPSPHAVLRRRGGLVEQKDIIMAHQAHKIQSTPQARRKEWEMARFGDESAPSTVDSGDGDAERGGDVLESASTAAAAGGGGDGGGADVSAAMTASMRQAKAQRARTMALYNPVPHRQNCLTVNRSLFLFAEDNIIRKYARRIIEWPPFEYMILATITANCVVLALEQHLPGEDKTPMAKRLEKTEPYFIGIFCFEAGIKLVALGFVFHKGSYLRNGWNVMDFIVVLSGILATAGAHMNIPVDLRTLRAVRVLRPLKLVSGIPSLQIVLKSIMKAMIPLLQIGLLLFFAILMFAIIGLEFYSGKLHHTCQPSVEILDNETVDSSELAFACGVRKCPESYDCNDTWIGPNDGITQFDNILFAVLTVFQCITMEGWTAVLYNTNDALGPTWNWMYFIPLIIIGSFFVLNLVLGVLSGEFAKERERVENRRAFMKLRRQQQVERELNGYRAWIDRAEEVMLAEENKNSGRSALDVLKRASKKTGARRGAPGDDKLKDTSTASMSRSRMNFRSGRRGPAAYLRRKERMLRISIRRMVKTDTFYLMVLSLVALNTICVAIVHHDQPDWLTIFLYYAEFVFLGLFLAEMFLKMYGLGFRLYFHSSFNCFDCGVIVGSICEVVYGFFRPGMSFGISVLRALRLLRIFKITKYWASLRNLVVSLMSSMKSIISLLFLLFLFIVVFALLGMQLFGGRFIFEDYTPTNFDTFPAAIMTVFQILTGEDWNEVMYNGIRSQGGVQYGMWSSIYFIVLTLFGNYTLLNVFLAIAVDNLANAQELTKDEEEEEEFFNQRYARGRDGLISDGRRRPYLYRKRAIHRGRPTFPDEADAAMAAADEKPISSAFSNRRERRRKVNMSVWEQRANQLRKRRQMASREELFSNPTEENAETPSTQVPALSAEASPGHLPESPMSVGMPLPEPPMSITIPIPEPPTAEPLVNLSEEKTGGTNHRSAGGGRHRVARKFRPSQGPEDGARHRRHRHREARAEAKSLDCTQTPQDVLLAKRSLSQERRILDEREEHEEKADAEDQVQDVSGLCIVNPYATSGEDGRTSDIPEPPQSQMLLDCPVETALDVTEYTVCALEAEKRSGSLHRKSNPEGYVSIDVSAQPLLELTPMTVKSKELEAYNSDEQDDEDETEDEEPPTPPKPVAPDSMFLFKASNPIRKICHYIVTIRYFEMSILLVIVASSIALAAEDPVCTSSDRNKVLRYFDYVFTGVFTFEMIIKMIDQGLILHDGSYFRDMWNILDFIVVVGALIAFALTNVMGNNKGRDIKTIKSLRVLRVLRPLKTIKRLPKLKAVFDCVVTSLKNVFNILIVYQLFMFIFAVIAVQLFKGKFFYCTDSSMNTEKECQGYYIDYTRDKKEVKRREWKRHEFHYDNVCWALLTLFTVSTGEGWPQVLQHSTDVTEESMGPSRGNRMEMSVFYVVYFVVFPFFFVNIFVALIIITFQEQGDKMIQECSLEKNERACIDFTISAKPMTRYMPQNRQTFQYKLWHFVASPSFEYTVLVMIALNTVVLMMKYHSAPTAYDTVLKHLNTAFTVLFSMECILKIMAFGFVNYFRDTWNIFDFITVLGSITEIVVDLQSMNTINMSFLKLFRTARLIKLLRQGYTIRILLWTFVQSFKALPYVCLLIAMLFFIYAIIGMQVFGNIKLNDESHINQHNNFKTFFGALMLLFRSATGESWQEIMLSCLSGQECETDPSIAPFTLSPDHEGGCGTDFAYCYFVSFIFFSSFLMLNLFVAVIMDNFEYLTRDSSILGPHHLDEFVRIWGEYDRLACGRIHYTAMYEMLTHMSPPLGLGKKCPAKIAYKRLVLMNMPVDEDMSVHFTSTLMSLIRTALDIKIARGGEDRIALDAELQKEISIIWPYLPQKNLDLLVPINKDTDMTVGKIYASMMIMDYFKQNKAKKLRQQLEAQKSNLIFKRLDASTLPEDILSNAQPLPMMGHSAGSALTRGGFVALSPISPQELFLQSMSSEADPAEQQNLTEDASGSIQRSSSTKSDQQGNSHWPEGQESPDRFYRPRHKSYKAAVSRSEHWQQGERDRGRSKERCHLLSPGTSRCNSEERSIQPSRSPSVGRTRPADKQGNSSDSPVPSTSESSTPSVRRPSSQTPTHSRPHISYSPLVCHADPSICEDNETETARQDQKAIDQERGDEASRHTSPLRRYPSEPFLASQEEDHSPDPTGPLETLTFEAAVACSLGRSNTVSSSRPRLRTGWQMPNGHFRKRLAQTASVAACDQLSDTEEDDRC